Part of the Aquimarina sp. TRL1 genome, TCAAAAGCTGCATAATTATGAAGAATACTCTCTAGTATTTTTCGTGCTTTTTTCTTCAAGGTATTAGGGGAACTGCTTATTTCTTTTGCTATATCTTCCAAAAGCAACTGATAATCAGAAGAAGGAGTAGGTTCACTAATTCCTATTAAACTTTCCAATACTCTGGTTTTCATTTCTGCAACCGCCTTATTCGTAAAAGTAATCGCTAAAATATTTCTGTAACCATCATTGAATGCTCCGGTAAGTAATGTCATTAAGTACGCTTTTACCAATGTATATGTCTTTCCGGCACCGGCAGCAGCATTATATATTACAAAAGGATATCGGTTATTCACGTATCTGTGTTTTTAAAACGTATAACAAAAAAAGTTTCGCCACCAAATCTAGTGTTTTAGCTATAAATAAAACTTATTTATATATATCTAGTACTTTTAATTAATTTATAACGCCAATTTGTTTTTATTAACCTTGCTAATTCCTAAATTTGGGATCATTTTTCATTTTATTAACTAAAAAAGATAGACTATGTCATTCGAATTACCAAAATTAGACTACGCTTTTGATGCGTTAGAACCTCATATAGATGCACGTACGATGGAAATTCACCATGATAAACATCACGCAGGGTATACTAATAAATTAAACGCTGCTATATCTGGAACAGACCTAGAGGGAAAAACTATTGAAAACATTCTTATCAATTTAGACCTGTCTAATGGAGCCGTAAGAAATAACGGAGGAGGATATTACAATCATAGTTTATTCTGGAAAATTATGTCTCCAAACGGAGGAGGAAAACCAAGTGGTGAGTTAGAAGAAGCTATCAACAAGTCTTTTGGTTCATTTGAAGCTTTTAAAGATGCTTTCTCTTCAGCTGCTGCAGGACAATTTGGTTCTGGATGGGCTTGGTTATGTGTCAGAGAAGGTGGAGAATTAGAAGTTTGCGGAACTCCTAATCAGGACAATCCATTAATGCCTAATGTTGGGTGCAGCGGAACTCCTATTTTAGGCCTTGATGTTTGGGAACATGCATACTACCTTAACTACCAAAATAAAAGACCAGATTATATCGCTGCATTTTTTAATGTAATTGACTGGAATGAAGTATCAAAAAGATTTGCTCAGAACAAGTAATATCTGAATATTATAAAGCAAAAAAGAGGAGTGCAATACTCCTCTTTTTTTATATCTATTTTTTTGAAATCGCTGTAAAATAAAAAAAGGTGGATGAACCACCTTTTTTTGCCCCAAATCTACCATGAACTTAACCTACTTATGCTATGGCTCTGCTAATATAGAGCGTTATTTCCTACTTAAAAAATATTTTAGACAAACGGCTAAAATACTTGTTGAACTACACAATTTTATGTAATTTAAGCGCAAATCAACTTATATTTTTTTAATAAGCTCTTTCATTTTTACCTTCATAAAAGTTTATAAAAGCCTTATTTACAACTCTATTTCCTCCTGGGGTTGGATAATCTCCGGTAAAATACCAGTCTCCTAAATTCTTAGGACATGCCTCGTGAAGCTTCTCTACCGTCTGAAAAATTATCTTTACTTCGGCTTTTACCGTACTATCACTTAACATTTCAGCGATTTTATCACTTATTTCCTGATCCGAAAATGAATTGTAAATCTTAGTCACGTGATTCTTCACTTCTTCATCTGGTAAGTTCTCCTGCTCTTTACATTGTTCATATACCTGCTCAACTAAATCGTAGTTTCCGTTTTCTTTTAATAATTCGATAGCTGCCTTAAAAGCTATCAGCCCTTCCATTCTTGCCATATCAATTCCATAGCAATCCGGATAACGAATTTGTGGAGCAGAAGAAACAATAATTATTTTTTTTGGATTTAGCCTGTCGAGCATCTTAATAATACTCTTCTTTAGTGTAGTCCCTCTAACAATACTATCATCGATAACTACCAGATTATCTTCTGACTTTACTACTCCATAGGTAACATCGTATACATGAGCTACCAGATCATCTCTGCTGCTGTCTTCTGTAATAAATGTTCTGAGTTTCGCGTCTTTTATTGCTATTTTTTCTGTTCTCAGTCGATGAGATAGAATTTCTTTGAGTCGTTCATTCGTCAACCCTTCTTTTTCTTTAAGGATCGTCTCGTTCTTTTGCTTATTCAATTCATCCTGCGCTGCTTCTACTAATCCGTAAAAAGAAGTTTCTGCTGTATTAGGGATAAAAGAGAACACGGTATTAAGCGTATCGTGATTTATCTCTTTTAACACCTGAGGCATCAATAATTTCCCTAGTTTTTTACGCTCTTCATATATTTCGGCATCACTTCCTCTCGAAAAATAAATTCGCTCAAAGGAACAGGCTTTTCGTTCTCTAGGCTCTATAATCTTCTTTATAGAAGTTTCTCCGCTTTTCTTTATAATAATTGCTTTTCCCGGATCCAGCTCTATTACTTTTTCAAACGGCACATTAAAAACAGTCTGTATTACAGGGCGTTCTGAAGCGACTACTACCACTTCATCATCCTTATAATAGTATGCTGGTCTAATTCCAGAAGGATCTCTTAGTACAAAAGCATCTCCATGCCCAAGCATACCGGCCATTGCATATCCACCATCCCAGTCTTTGGAAGATTTCTTCAGAATCTTTGCTACATTAAGACGCTCTACTATCTGTGGGGAAGCATCTACTTTGCTAAATCCTTCTTTCTTTAATTTCTTATATAGTTTTGCAACTTCAGAATCCAGGAAGTGTCCTATTTTCTCCATCACCGTTACAGTATCCACATGATCTTTGGGATGCTGACCTAATCGAACCAGGTTCTTAAACAGCTCATGATTATTCGTCATATTAAAATTCCCGGCTACAATAAGGTTTCTATGCATCCAGTTATTCTGCCTCAGAAACGGGTGTACACTTTCTACACTATTTTTCCCAAAAGTTCCATATCGTACATGTCCAAGAAACACTTCTCCTATATATGGAATGTTCTTTTTTTGCAGCGCTACATCATTTGTATATTCGGGATTTGCTGTAAGCTCTTTGTTTATTCGTTCATTAACCTGAGAAAAAATATCCTGTATAGGCATTGATTGACAAGAACGAACTCTGCTTATATAGCGCTCTCCCGGGGACATATCCAATTTGATACTCGCTAAACCGGCTCCATCCTGACCACGGTTATGTTGTTTTTCCATCATCAGGTACATTTTATTTACTCCATAAAATGCACTACCATACTTTTCTTTGTAGTATTCTAACGGCTTTAGAAGTCTAACTAATGCAATTCCGCATTCGTGTTTTAAAGCATCACTCATTGTATTCCTATTTCTAGTTGTTGTGTTTGTTATATTGCTCCTTACTTTCTATAAGGGATTATGCTAATTCTATTTCGAACTGCGTCAATTCTCTAAATTGCTGCAATCTTTGATAAACTTCTACCTTATCGAGGTTTTGAATTCTTTCTGTTCCGAATTTCTCTACACAAAACGAAGCTAAATTTGATCCGTGTATCACTGCTTTTTTCATATTATCAAAAGAAACATCTTCTGTTTTGGCTAAATATCCTGAGAACCCTCCTGCAAATGTATCTCCTGCTCCTGTTGGATCAAACACTTCTTCTAATGGTAATGCCGGTGCGAAGAACACCTGTTCCTTATGGAATAATAATGCTCCATGCTCTCCTTTTTTAATTACGATATACTTAGGACCCATTTCTGCAATTACTCTTGCTGCTCTTACTAAAGAATATTCTCCACTCAACTGTCTCGCTTCTTCATCATTGATTGTAATTACATCAACTCGGGCAATTACTTTTTTTAAGTCTTCCAATGCATTATCCATCCAAAAATTCATTGTGTCCAGTATCGCTAACTTTGGCTTTGCAGTAAGCTGATCTAAAACACTTAACTGAACCAACGGGTGTAGATTACCTAACATGACAATTTCCGAATCTTTATATGTATCAGGAACAACCGGATTAAAATCTGCTAATACATTCAATTGGGTTTCCAGCGTATCTCTGGAATTTAAATCATTATGATATTTTCCTCTCCAGAAAAAAGTTTTTCCCCCTTTTACTACTTCAATAGCAGAGGTGTCAATATCTTTTTTCTGAAACATCTCTATATATTCACTTGGAAAGTCTTCTCCTACTACAGATACAATTGCAGAAGAAGTATTAAAATAAGAGGCAGACAATCCTATATAAGTCCCTGCTCCTCCTAAAATTTTATCGGTTTTACCAAAAGGTGTTTCGATAGCGTCAAAAGCTACACTTCCTACGATAAGTAATTTACTCATAAAAACAGCCGTTATTTTTTTTGCAAATATACGTTTTACTTTTCAGTAGGAAAGCGATTTGCTTACAAGCTTACCTCCCTTGAAAATCAACCAATATCAACTCTAGCATTTTAGTGTACTATTCAGATGTCTGATGCTATATTATTTTTAATCATTCTACTTTAAAAAAGACATTATTCTTTTCTTTTCGAATAGTTTTTCTACTCAATAATCAACCTGAAATTTCTTCGACACTTGCATCGAAAGTAGTTTTTTTGTCAAAAATTCCCGCTTTATATATTTTTTGAGTCAAAAAATAATTTAAAACTTCTTTTTACCCTAAAAGCATTGTTTTATAAGGGTTTTACCTTATTTAATTCTTACAAGAATCAGACAAAAACAAGCATAAATGTTAATTTTTGAACGAAAAAAATGCTTTTTTCTTAAATTTTTCATAAAATTTTTACGTTATTTGTAGGAACACAAACTTTCAATAATTATGAAAAAATTAAAATTAACTAAACTAGCTTTAGTTACTTCCCTGTCTATTTTATTCTTTAACTGTGAAAAGGATACAGAAGCTGTATTTGAAGATAATTCTATTGACAGCTCTAAAAATGCTCATGTTTGTATTGCTAAATGGGATGCTCCTGGAAACGGGAAAGCAGCCAGTGTAAAAGCAAAACAATGGCAACCTGGTCAAACTATTCGTGTAAAGTTCTTAAATGGAAGCAATTATGTTCAGTCCAAAGTACGACAATATGCCGTAGAATGGGAGAAATATGCCAACCTAAAGTTTCAATGGGTTTCTTCTAATAGTAGTGCGAACATTAAAATTGGTTTTAGAGAAGGGCAATTTGCTAACGAAACCGGTTCTTGGTCTTATTTAGGAACTGACTCTAATGATCATGCGCACAGTATGCATTTTGGATGGTTTAATGACTCTACTTCTGATACAGAATTTAGACGAACTACTATTCATGAATTTGGACATGCACTTGGATTAATCCACGAACACCAAAACCCTGTTGCAGGAATCAACTGGGATAAAGAAGCTGTATATGCTTACTATGCGGGACCACCAAACAACTGGTCAAGAGCACAAGTTGATCATAACCTTTTCAGACGTTATGAAGCAAATATTAGTAACTATAGTCAGTACGATCCTTTATCTATTATGCATTACCCTATTCCTGCTGAACACACTTTGGACAGAGTAGCCGTAGGTTCTAATACTCGTCTATCACAAACAGACAAAGCATTTATCGGTAGCATATACCCATTTCCTGATACTGGAGGAGATATTTGCGATGGTGTAGAAGAGTATAACGGAAACAGATCTTACAATGTAGGTGATAAAGTAACCTATAGAGGAACACTATATCAAAGAACAAGTAGCGGATGGAATAATCTTGGTCAATGTGGAACTGTGAGTAATGATCCTTGTGCAGGTGTAGAAGAGTATAACGGAAACAGATCATACAATGTAGGTGATAAAGTAACCTATAGAGGAACACTATACCAAAGAACAGTTAGTGGATGGAATAACCTTGGTGCATGTGGTAGCTAATAAAAAGCATTCATGTATCTGGATTATTTTAATACGCCAGATTAAAAAATCTTATTATTCATAAAAAAAGCTCCGGCATATCACCGGAGCTTTTTATTTCTATCTTTATTGTACGTCAGAAATCAACTAGTTATTTTCGTCCAAAATCTGCCGGAATTTCTCCCCAGACTTTTGTTTCCCATTTTACAATCGTAGTTGTATAGGTATTCGTCTTTAACCATTGAATTGCTCTATCCACCAAAGTAAACATCTCTTGGTTTCTCGATGTTCTTTTCAGGCTTGTTTTGCATTGTTTTTTTCGTACCCAGCCCATTGCTATTTTAGAATCTGTATATAAGATACGATCACTTCCTTTCTTTTTCAGATACGCCAGCCCATGTACCAATGCAAGAAACTCTCCTATATTATTAGTCCCCTCATTAAAAGGTCCCTGATGAAAAAGCTGTTCTTTTGTTTGTGTATCCACTCCTCTATATTCCATCTTACCCGGATTGCCACTAGACGCTGCATCCACAGCAATAGAATATAAATCAGGTTCTCCTATACGGTCTATAAGATCCTGAGAAAGCACCTTTTTAGTCTTGGTTCCTTTATAATCCTCATAAACACCTTTATAAGCTTCTTTTGCCAAATCAAAAGACTCAAACGATTTATACTTGGCATTTGCATATCCATTGATCATGGCTTTGCAATCATCCCATGTCATATAAATACCTGGACGGTGCCCTTCCCAGACCACATAAAACTTTTCTTTTTTTTTAGCCATTTTGTTTTATGCTTCTACTGAGAAAAGAAGATTCTCTATCACTTCGGGAAAATGTTTGTATTCTAATTGATGTACTGACATCGCTACATCTTCTGGAGTGTCCCCCTCTTGTACCGGGGTTGTTGCCTGAAATATAATTGCTCCTTCGTCATAAAACTCATTGACATAATGAATGGTAATTCCAGTTTCCTGCTCCTTATTATCTACTACAGCTTTATGTACATGACTTCCATACATTCCTTTTCCTCCATATTTAGGCAAGAGCGCAGGATGAATATTAATCACTTTATTAGTAAAAGCATCAATAATATTCTTAGGAAAAATCCATAAAAACCCGGCTAAAACAATCATATCAGGTTTAGCATCATTCAGGATTCGCAGTACTTCATTGGAGTTATAAAATGAATCTCTATCAAAGTGCAGGGCTTTTACGCCAAGCCTGTGCGCTCTTTGAAGTACTTTGGCTCGTTGGTTATTAGAAAACACATGAGTAACCTCTGCGTTTTTCTTCTTTGCAAAGTATTTGATGATATTCTCGGCATTAGAACCCGATCCGGAAGCAAAAATGATAATACGCTTCATATAGTAGTTGATGATATTGATTTAAAAAATACAAAAAAAATAATTATTATTCATTCAATCACTAGCAAAAACGCAATACTTTCCTATATTTGATAAAATACAACACATTTTTATACGATTGTGGGGTTTTAAAATAAAGTTTTTTATTTTTGCCACTCAAATTAAAAAATTAAAATCAAACATTATGTCAGACATTGCATCAAGAGTAAAAGCGATAATCGTTGACAAACTAGGAGTAGACGAAAACGAAGTAGTGAACGAGGCTAGCTTCACAAACGATTTAGGCGCTGATTCATTAGACACTGTAGAACTGATTATGGAATTCGAAAAAGAATTTGATATCCAGATTCCAGACGATCAAGCTGAAAATATTGCAACAGTTGGTCAAGCAATATCTTATATTGAAGACGCAAAAAAATAATAACCTCACAACAGAATATGAATCTTAAGCGAGTTGTAGTCACAGGACTAGGTGCATTAACACCTATCGGTAACAATATTAATGAGTATTGGAATGCTTTAAAAGAAGGTAAGAGCGGGTGCGCTCCTATCACTTATTTTGATACCGAAAAATTCAAGACTAAATTTGCTTGCGAAGTCAAAAATTATATCCCAACAGATTATTTTGACAGAAAAGAAGCACGTAAACTAGATAGATTTGCACAATATGCTATTGTTTCTTCTCAAGAAGCAATACAGGATGCTGCAATCGACTTGGATAAAGTTGACAAATTTAGAGTAGGTGTGATCTGGGGAGCTGGAATCGGAGGATTAGAAACTTTTCAGGAAGAAGTTCTTGGTTACGCAAAAGGAGATGGAACACCGCGTTTTAATCCTTTCTTCATCCCTAAGATGATCGCCGATATTGCACCAGGACATATTTCTATCAGAAATGGTTTTATGGGACCTAACTATACTACTGTTTCAGCTTGTGCTTCTTCGGCTAATGCATTAATCGATGCCTTAAACTACATTCGTTTAGGACATTGTGATATCATTGTTACCGGAGGAAGTGAAGCAGCTGTAACCATTGCTGGTATGGGAGGGTTTAATGCTATGCATGCTCTATCCACAAGAAATGACAGTCCAGAAACTGCCTCCAGACCTTTTGACGCTACCAGAGATGGTTTTGTACTAGGAGAAGGTAGTGGAGCACTTATTCTTGAAGAATACGAACACGCTAAAGCACGTGGCGCTAAAATCTATGCCGAAGTGGTCGGTGGTGGTATGTCTAGTGATGCTCATCATATGACAGCCCCTCATCCCGAAGGTATCGGAGTTGAACGCGTAATGCTTAACTGTTTAAGAGATGCCGGAGTATCCCCAGAACAAGTAGATGCTATTAACACTCACGGAACTTCAACTCCTTTAGGAGATGTTGCCGAGTTAAAAGCAATTACTAAAGTTTTTGGAGATCACGCTCCGAACATCAATATCAATTCTACGAAATCTATGACAGGTCACCTGCTTGGTGCTGCCGGAGCTATTGAAGCAATTGCTTCTATTCTGGCGATGGAACACGGGGTTGTACCGCCAACCATCAATCACACTACTGCAGATGAGAACATAGATTCTTCGTTAAACCTGACCTTAAACAAAGCACAAAACCGCGAAATTAAGTATGCTATGAGTAATACTTTTGGCTTTGGTGGTCATAATGCTTGTGTATTATTAAAGAAACTAGACGAGTAATACATGAATATTATTCGAAACATATTAAATTCCCGCTCTGAAAAGAACGGGAATTTTTTTATCAGAATTCAAAAAATACTGGGATTCAAGCCTAAAAACATTGCGAATTACGAAAAAGCATTTACACATCGTTCTCTGAATCTAAAAGACAAAAAGGGAAATGCTATAAATTATGAACGGCTTGAATTTTTAGGAGACGCAATGCTCAGTAGCGTTATCGCTGCACATCTGTTCAAGGAAGTTCCCGAAGGAAACGAAGGGTACCTCACAAAAATGCGGGCAAAAGTAGTTAGTAGAAAACACCTCAATGAATTAGGAAAGGATCTAAAACTCATCGAGCTTGTCCGTACCAATATCCCCAAATCACAATTTGGAATTAACATACACGGGAACTTATTCGAAGCTTTAATCGGTGCAATCTATCTGGATAGAGGATTTGTGTATTGTGAGCGATTTATACAAGAATCCGTAATTAATCCGTATGTAGATATCGAAAGTCTGGAAGGGCAAATTATCAGCTATAAAAGCTTACTTATCGAATGGTGTCAGAAAGAAAAAAATAATTTTAATTACGAAATTTACGAAGATACCGGAAAAGACGAAATCCGACATTTTGCAGTTAAACTGTGGATTGATGAAAAAGTAGTTGCCAAAGCAAGGGCAACCTCTAAAAAGAAAGCAGAAGAAAAAGCCTCTAAAAGAGCATACTTTGCCCTTCAATCCAAAATTAACTCTCAAAAATAACTTGCATTTTATCCTCCTGAAAAAAGCGGTTCTTCTTCAATAAATAATCGAAAAAGTAAAGATATTAACTCAATCGTTTTCGTGTAAGACTTTATATTTATTTAAAGTTAGCAGCGAGATTTATTTTGTATATTTCGGATTAATTCAGAAAACAAGTGACACGTGGCTGTTCAGCGATTAGTTTTAGATACAATAGAGGATGAGGATTATGAATTAATCGCCATTCACTCTTCTATTGCTCCTTATCGCTTAGCCTTTTTACTCAACAAAACACTGAATATCAGGCTGCATAGAAAAAAAGAAGACATCATCTTCGAATACGAAAAAATTACCGCCAGTTTTCCCTGGTATCAATACGAAGATCACTTTCAATACAGCACCTATAGTTTATTAGGTAACACCTATAAGACAAAAACAATATCACAACCTCCGATACAAGAAGGATTATTTGTTACTACTGAAGAAACCTATGTCACAAAACGATTAATTCCCGAATTAAAGAAGGTAGATTTTTTCTTAAAAATAGAGACTGAGGATTTGAGTTTTTCTACAAAATCCATCATTGCATCTCTCATACAAATACCACAGGTAATCACAGCTTATACAGTAGATTACTCCCAACTAAAATCAAAGAACAATTTAATATTCGAATAATGTCAAAACATAAAAGAACCAAAATAGTTGCTACCCTAGGTCCTGCTACCAGCAGTAAGAAGATCTTAAAACAGATGTTGGATGCCGGGGTAAATGTATTCAGGATAAACTTTTCTCATGCTAATTATGATGACATCAAAGAACGCATAAAAATGATCCGTGAACTCAATGAAAAATTTGGGTACAATGCAGCTATTCTAGGAGATTTACAAGGTCCGAAACTACGGGTCGGTGTTATGAAAGGGGATATTATTGTCAATAACGGAGATGTTATAGATTTTGTAACCGGTACTCCTTTTGAAGGAACCGCAGATAAGGTCTATATGAATTATGAGAGTTTTCCTAAAGATGTCAAAACAGGGGAACGTATTCTCTTGGATGACGGAAAACTAATCTTTGAAGTTGTATCTACCAATAAAAAAGATACTGTTACCGCAAAAGTATTACAAGGAGGACCGCTTCGTTCCAAAAAAGGAGTTAATCTCCCCAATACGAATATATCATTGCCAGCACTAACCGAAAAAGATGTAAAAGATGCCACTTTTGCTTGTAAGCAGGAAGTTGACTGGATCGCTTTATCATTTGTAAGACATGCACAAGATCTGATGGAACTTCAGGATCTTATTGCTAAAGAATCAGATTATAAAATTCCGATTATTGCTAAAATCGAGAAACCTGAGGGAGTAGAAAACATAGATAAAATTGTAGCATACTGTGATGGCTTAATGGTTGCCCGAGGAGATCTGGGAGTAGAAATTCCTGCCGAAGAGGTTCCATTAATCCAAAAGAAATTGGTTCTTAAAGCAAAAACAGCCCGAATTCCTGTAATAATTGCTACTCAGATGATGGAAACGATGATCGATAGCCTAACGCCTACCAGAGCCGAGGTAAACGATGTCGCTAACTCTGTTATGGACGGGGCGGATGCTGTCATGTTATCCGGAGAAACCTCTGTAGGAAAATATCCTGTACAGGTAATAGAAACAATGTCTAAGGTTATCCGAAGTGTAGAGAATTCTTCTCTTATTCAGGTGCCTCAAAATCCACCACATATCAGAACCAATCGTTTTATTACCAAATCGATCTGCTATCATGCAGCTCATATGGCGAATGATATCGAAGCTAAAGCTATTTCTACATTGACCAATAGTGGATATACTGCTTTTCAGATTTCTGCCTGGAGACCCGATGCAGAGATTCTCGTTTTTACCAGTAATAAGAGAATCCTTTCTCAGCTCAGCTTGTTATGGGGAGTAAAGGTTTTCTATTATGATAAATATGTAACTACAGATGAAACTGTAGAAGACGTAAATAATCTGGCTAAAGAAAAAGGGTTTGTACAAAAAGGAGATATGCTTATTAATTTAGTAGCCATGCCTATCTCGGAAAAAGGGATGGTAAACACCCTGCGAGTTTCTTTGATATAAGAAAGAAGTTCTATACTTATTTTTATAATTTACAAAAAAAAGGAGAAGCGAATATCGCTTCTCCTTTTCTCTTTATCGCGTGAATTAAATTAACGCTTGATTAATTTCTCTTTATATGAGAATATGTTTTTATCATCAACTACAGAAACAATGTAGGTACCTGTTGCATACGCTTGTGTATCAAGCTGCACCTTTGTTGTTCCTTTTGTCAACACCTCTTCTTTGCTGTAGATTACTTTGCCAGTAAGGTCAGAAATCACTACCATTACTGTTGCTTGTGTTATCGTTTTAAAAGAAAGAGTCAACTGATGCTGTACAGGGTTCGGAGCGATTGTGACATTCGTTTCTTCTAAGGCGATTTCTTCTGTCAGCAATTCACTGGCAAATAATGATTCCGACTTTGTTTGTGTCATTGGAGCAGCTTTACTTTTTGCCGGTACAGTATCCAGGCATGCAATTGCATCCAGATCATACCCATCTGCAAACCATGGAAACAAGGACTTGTCACTTATATCAACTACTTTGATAAACTTAGCAGATCGCAGTTTTCCTGCTGCCAGATCAAACTCTCCATCCTGACAGGTTGTTCCAAGAGATACGAAATGATCTCCGTCTACAGAAGCAAATACCTCTGCTTTTTCTGGAAAATATTGACACGGTACATTACCAAAAAAGCCTGTCGATTCATATACCGCAAATTCATTAGCATCTTTATTATCATAAATTTCATTGGTCAACTCTATAGTGATTTCTCCTCCAAATCCGAGACTCACAAAATTAAAGTATCTGTTCTCCCTTGGTTTTCCCAAAGCTTTTTTGGGGTTACTTCTATATCGGGGAACACGACGTCCATCTTTTCTTCTTCCTTGTTTAAAGGCAGCAATGTTTCCTCCTAAACAATTATTATCTACAATAGCAGGTTCTAGTAAGAACCTTGCAGATACCGGCAGGTGGTCCGAAGTATTTCTGGCATAATCGTTATCATACACTTCATAATGTACAGATACGGAGGTATCCACATATGCATCGACCAACTCATTAGTCATCATAATATGATCAATCATATTTTCTCTAAAAACATATGAGCGAAGTCCTGCTTCACTCAATGCTGCAGAAACGATTGTATAGTTAGTAGTGTCTTTTACATAGGCATCAAAACTAGAAAGCGGAGACGAAATATCTGCCACTGTTTCATCTACATCATCATTATAATCACCTAACAACAATACATTTCTATCGGCATAATACGTATCTAGTGTATCTTTTAGTATCTCTACATCATACTTTCTCATATCATATCGATTCTGGGCATCAGTACTTCTGTTTGCCCGGGCGTGAAGTGCAATCAAATCAATCCGCTCAGTTACTCCATCTACTGTCACATCTGCTGTCATTAGAAATGGCAGCCTTCCACTAGCATAAAAGCGGGTAGGGTCACCGGGATAATCGC contains:
- the rnc gene encoding ribonuclease III, with the translated sequence MNIIRNILNSRSEKNGNFFIRIQKILGFKPKNIANYEKAFTHRSLNLKDKKGNAINYERLEFLGDAMLSSVIAAHLFKEVPEGNEGYLTKMRAKVVSRKHLNELGKDLKLIELVRTNIPKSQFGINIHGNLFEALIGAIYLDRGFVYCERFIQESVINPYVDIESLEGQIISYKSLLIEWCQKEKNNFNYEIYEDTGKDEIRHFAVKLWIDEKVVAKARATSKKKAEEKASKRAYFALQSKINSQK
- a CDS encoding IPExxxVDY family protein — translated: MAVQRLVLDTIEDEDYELIAIHSSIAPYRLAFLLNKTLNIRLHRKKEDIIFEYEKITASFPWYQYEDHFQYSTYSLLGNTYKTKTISQPPIQEGLFVTTEETYVTKRLIPELKKVDFFLKIETEDLSFSTKSIIASLIQIPQVITAYTVDYSQLKSKNNLIFE
- the pyk gene encoding pyruvate kinase, with the translated sequence MSKHKRTKIVATLGPATSSKKILKQMLDAGVNVFRINFSHANYDDIKERIKMIRELNEKFGYNAAILGDLQGPKLRVGVMKGDIIVNNGDVIDFVTGTPFEGTADKVYMNYESFPKDVKTGERILLDDGKLIFEVVSTNKKDTVTAKVLQGGPLRSKKGVNLPNTNISLPALTEKDVKDATFACKQEVDWIALSFVRHAQDLMELQDLIAKESDYKIPIIAKIEKPEGVENIDKIVAYCDGLMVARGDLGVEIPAEEVPLIQKKLVLKAKTARIPVIIATQMMETMIDSLTPTRAEVNDVANSVMDGADAVMLSGETSVGKYPVQVIETMSKVIRSVENSSLIQVPQNPPHIRTNRFITKSICYHAAHMANDIEAKAISTLTNSGYTAFQISAWRPDAEILVFTSNKRILSQLSLLWGVKVFYYDKYVTTDETVEDVNNLAKEKGFVQKGDMLINLVAMPISEKGMVNTLRVSLI